The Candidatus Omnitrophota bacterium genome has a segment encoding these proteins:
- a CDS encoding response regulator produces MGEMVKKKVLIVDDEESLAKMIRLNLEDSGRYEVQVETFGSKAFAAAKEFKPDIIFLDIVMPDLEGSEVAFQIREDSEIGRIPIVFMTATVIKEEIGPDGRIGGHPFLAKPVGTEDLVRCIERFTS; encoded by the coding sequence ATGGGGGAAATGGTTAAGAAGAAGGTCTTGATCGTTGACGATGAGGAATCCTTGGCCAAGATGATCCGGCTCAATCTTGAAGACTCCGGACGGTACGAGGTGCAAGTGGAGACCTTTGGATCCAAGGCCTTTGCAGCGGCCAAGGAGTTTAAGCCGGATATCATCTTTTTGGATATCGTGATGCCTGATTTGGAGGGCTCGGAAGTGGCTTTTCAGATCCGGGAGGATTCGGAGATCGGCCGGATTCCCATTGTGTTTATGACTGCAACAGTGATCAAGGAAGAAATCGGGCCGGATGGCAGGATTGGGGGACATCCCTTTTTGGCAAAGCCGGTTGGGACCGAGGATTTGGTGCGTTGTATCGAGCGATTCACCAGCTGA